CCCTTTAACCCTTTCAAGATCCCATCGTTTCAACTGCGCCAGGCCAGTTCGTCGACCAACTCTTGGTCTTTAATCTCTCTTCTTATTCTCTtctatttcttttctttctcccGTACAAGACGCAAACGCGCTCACTCCTTGATTCTGCGTCTCCTTAACACTTCCCGCGGCGTCTCCCGTCCGcaacttcatcatggccttcCTATCGATACCCTCCCCGAGGCGATGGGTTGCCCTcctttccctctctctcgGGCCAATCCTGGGCGCGGCAGACGCAACACCGAATTCAGCGGCAGATTATTATGTTCGCGACCTACCTGGGCTCCCTGCGGATGGCCCTAATATCAAGATGCATGCTGGGTAAGTTGGCACGTGTCTCCGCCTCGTCCGCTCCCGCTGACGCGTTCATCCTCATCGCAGTCATATCGAAGTTACACCCGAGAGCCACGGAAATCTGTTCTTCTGGCACTTTGAGAACCAGCACATCGCCGACAAGCAGCGAACCGTCATCTGGATCAACGGCGGACCAGGATGCAGCTCCGAAGATggcgccatgatggagaTTGGCCCCTATCggctcaaggacaaggagaacctCTACTACAACAATGGCTCCTGGGGCGAGTTTGCCAACCTCCTGTTCGTCGATAACCCTGTGGGCACTGGCTTTAGCTTGGTCGACACGAATGCCTACGTGAAAGAACTTGACGAGATGGCCGACCAGTTTATCCAATTCCTCGAGAAGTGGTTCGCCCTCTTCCCCCAGTACGATCGCGATGATGTGAGTATCTATTGGCCCTGCGGAAATGATGACTTGCTAAGACGTCGCAGATTTACATCGCTGGCGAGTCCTATGCTGGACAGCACATCCCCTATATCGCCAAAGCCATCCTCGCCCGCAACAAGAAGAATCCCAGCAAAGCCTGGAATCTCCAGGGATTGTTGATTGGAAATGGCTGGATCTCCCCCGTGGACCAGTATCCCGCCTATATCTCATTTGCTCACGAAAAGGGGATCATCGAGAAGGGCTCcgacaacgacaagaagCTGCAATCTGCCCTGCGAGGCTGCGAAAGAGTCATCGCTTCCAGCCCTGGCCGCGTCGACTATGGTGAATGCGAGGAAATCTTGAAGAACATCCTCGAGTTGACCCGAGATGGCAACAAGTGCATCAACATGTACGATGTGCGCCTCAAGGACACCTACCCCAGCTGTGGCATGAACTGGCCCCCGGATCTGGAGTACCTGACTCCTTATCTCGGAAGAAAGGACGTCGTCGACGCTCTGCATGTCTCCGCGATGAAGTCTACCGGGTGGACAGAGTGCAATGGAGCTGTGGGCGGTGCCTTTACTGCCAGGAAGTCGAAGCCCGCTGTTGAACTTCTGCCAGATATTCTCAAGGAGGTCCCAGTCCTCCTTTTCTCTGGAGCCGAAGACTTTATCTGCAATCATCTTGGTACTGAGGAACTTATCAGCAAGCTAGAATGGAACGGCGGCAAGGGTTTTGAGGTGACCCCTGGAAACTGGGCTCCTCGTCGGGACTGGACCTTTGAGGGCGAGACTGCCGGTTTCTGGCAGGAGGCTCGAAACTTGACCTACGTTCTGATCTACAACTCGTCTCACATGGTCCCCTTCGACCTTCCCCGCCGTAGCCGGGACATGCTGGACCGCTTCATGGGTGTCGACATTAGCAACATCGGAGGCGACCCGACCGATAGCCGCATTGACGGCGAGAAGGGTCCCGAGACCACTGTGGGTGGCGCCTCCAACAAGACTCAGTCTGCCGCCCAGGACCATCAGAAGCAGTTGGACGAGGCCAAGTGGGCGGCTTACCAGAAGTCTGGCGAGATTGTTCTTGTCATTGTCATCATCGTTGTCATCGCATGGGGCTATTTCGTCTGGCGCGAACGTCGCAAGGGAGCCGCGTACCATGCCCTTGCCAACCACGACAACACCAGTCATTCAAATGGCTTCCGAGCCAAGTCACAGCCAGGCGATCTGGAGTCGGCTGCTTTCGATGAGAGCGAGCTGGACGATCTGCACGGGTCAACGCCGGCCACTGCTACCAGCGCCAGGTTTCCCGTGAACCGTGATGACACTCGGGAGAAGTTTGTCACTAAGTATGCTGAGCCTAGTTCATAAACGGAAAGCATACTGGGTTTGGGCAGGAACATGGTCCAACATTCATTTAGCTGGCGTCGTGGTCTTTTGCATACTGAGAGGTCGGTACAGGAGTAAGGCGTTTTTTGTATAGGAAGGGAGGTAGTTGAAGTAGAAATCAAATCATATTTTTGTTGTAATCATCTAGATGGGCCGAGCTACGCCGTGAACGCCATTTCTAAAATCTAGAGCGCTCCGTAGAAAACCAGCCTTTGCCTCCTGGCTGCTTTTGTGATGCAGCCTTTGTTTGTCCTATCCCAGGTTCCCAAGAGAATCCAATCCGTGCCGTGATCAAATCTGTCAATACGCCTGCAGTGCCGCGCCGTCGTGGTAGTTCATGAAAAGAGTCTGAAGTTTACAATTGCACATCGTTGTTGAGCAGCCGGACCTCCTCGCCGGGCTTGAAGGGCGGCAGGCCGATGTAAGGGCACCCGTCGCATCGGAAAGCATCGCCGAGCGAGCAGTTGCCGCATGAGCCAACCTTGCCCTGGACGGTAAAGTCGATCTCGGCAAGGTCGTCGGTGGCCAACTTGACGCTTTCAAGCTTCTTGTCGGCCTCGGCGCGCTTCTCAGCGTCCTCCTTGGCAAGACGTTCGGCTAG
This region of Fusarium falciforme chromosome 5, complete sequence genomic DNA includes:
- a CDS encoding Pheromone-processing carboxypeptidase KEX1 gives rise to the protein MAFLSIPSPRRWVALLSLSLGPILGAADATPNSAADYYVRDLPGLPADGPNIKMHAGHIEVTPESHGNLFFWHFENQHIADKQRTVIWINGGPGCSSEDGAMMEIGPYRLKDKENLYYNNGSWGEFANLLFVDNPVGTGFSLVDTNAYVKELDEMADQFIQFLEKWFALFPQYDRDDIYIAGESYAGQHIPYIAKAILARNKKNPSKAWNLQGLLIGNGWISPVDQYPAYISFAHEKGIIEKGSDNDKKLQSALRGCERVIASSPGRVDYGECEEILKNILELTRDGNKCINMYDVRLKDTYPSCGMNWPPDLEYLTPYLGRKDVVDALHVSAMKSTGWTECNGAVGGAFTARKSKPAVELLPDILKEVPVLLFSGAEDFICNHLGTEELISKLEWNGGKGFEVTPGNWAPRRDWTFEGETAGFWQEARNLTYVLIYNSSHMVPFDLPRRSRDMLDRFMGVDISNIGGDPTDSRIDGEKGPETTVGGASNKTQSAAQDHQKQLDEAKWAAYQKSGEIVLVIVIIVVIAWGYFVWRERRKGAAYHALANHDNTSHSNGFRAKSQPGDLESAAFDESELDDLHGSTPATATSARFPVNRDDTREKFVTKYAEPSS